In the Manis javanica isolate MJ-LG chromosome 12, MJ_LKY, whole genome shotgun sequence genome, AAGCAgtatgcttctttttttttttttacaaacatgAAAGCCTGGCAACTTGCCATAAGTTAGTGTCATTACCTCTGTAGTCTGTTCTTGGAAAGCATAAAGAATACCATCAATCAGTTGTTCTTCAAGTTTATGATCAATATCTGCAGCTCCCAAGTTGCCCATAATTTTCTCAATTGTCTCCATCACCATTTTTCTGTACTGCTCAGCTTCGTCTTTCAAGTCATCCACAATCCTGGATATAATTTCTGCTGCACCTACTTTGTTTGCCAACTCCACAGTAGTATCAACtaactaaaaagagaaagaaagaacatctATTGCTCTTCCAAGTAAACAGAGAGACATGAAAaccaaacattttaaagatactATATAGCTAACCAAGCAGAGAACAGCTAACTCGTATTTCAAAAACTTTGAGAAAGGTAATCTAGCCAAAAAGTTTAAGTGTGAGTCTAAGTCACGGTGATTTAAGGTAAGACTGTATTCATGTTTCACCTACCCAGATCAAGCATTTCATTTACTAGACAGATGGGAATTCATGGTTGTTTATCCCAGAATGCAAAATCAAAATGGAAGTTAACTGGCTGACAAAAACCATCTCCTTTTAAAATCAAGCACATGCAAACTCTGAGGCCCTTCAGGGCAAAAAAACAACATGCAACATTACCTGTCGATAATTTCTTCTGTCCAAAGCCATTCTGTGTTGCCAGAAGTgtttaaaaaaaggaggaagaatctCTGTTTTAATGTAGTTTGCTTCTACACCATCTGTTCCACAACACTGCTTTACCACCTAAAAGGTTAAAAAGTCACGGTAGTAAATAAACACACTCCTGgtttaaaattttagatttttacaGCATGCTTTACAATTCTCTTTGAGCCATGAAACACACGAAATTAACAAATCTGGAATGACAATTTGGAACAATTACCTTTAGCacaattttcttcatttcttcatcagGTGACTGAAATTCTCGAATTAGGATTAACATCACTTCTCTAGTATAGTAGTTGGCATATTCTGCATCCATGAGAGGAATAAGATACCCAATAGCCTTTAAGAAAGCGGCCAGaccctattttaaaataaaaaattcataagTAATTAGTAAATTAGAATTAAGTCGCCTTAACTtgagtagaaataaaaaaaaaaaatctaactggTGGATCTACCTTTCCTCTGTGTTGGCGGATACCCTTCCATAACGGCTTTAACACAGAATCGAAAGACTCAATACCATAAGGAGTTGCTGCTTCAGCCAAGGCAGCGATGGCCAAAGCACTAATGGTCCGAACTTTCTGTTGCTCATCCACAAGACCTAAAAAACCAAACACAGGTTCTAACTAAGAAACATTACTTAATTTCCACACCATCCAGATTCTAACCACTTGGTCATATTGCAGAACCTGTTCACATTAGACAAAATAAGGTGAAAGCCAGAATGAACCACAGCCTATTAGCAGATAGTATTACAAAGCCTATCAAAAGCTATATGGTATTTATGTAGTTAGAGttctcccatttctctctctAAATTGGTAGCCCAAATTTCAGGACATCTATCTTATAAAAGATACACAAAGTTACAGTTACAACTTACCATGTTCAATGATTTCAACTAAACTTCTGAGATGTGGCAAGATGGCACAGCCCATAAGAATAGCTATCTGCTGTACAATCTTAATACCAGTGTGTCTTGCTTGCCAAGACTTCTTGCTTTTGCATACAGCTTTTAAAAAGGGCAACAATGAAGGAATGCCCAGGGCAGAGGCTACAACAGCAAAAGCTCTAGCTGTTGTGTTACGGACATATTCATCCATGTTATCTATATCAGGTCTCATGGTAGAGATCATAGTAGCCAAACCAGCAGCCTAAAAGGTAAACAAAAAAGGACTGTCAGGAGTTGGTAACATTAACCTTCAATAATTTCCTTCTACATCAAATAATCCCCAACAACAGAGAAACTTTCTTCTCTAAGAAACATAAGTACCTTtgccaaattagaaatgatctCTCGGCCTTCCACTCTAGCATAGTAATCTTCATCAATCAACAATGGTTCAATGACCACAAGGATCTGAAAAAGAGAAGGAGCTACATTTTCACAGCAATTACCGATGCCATACTCATGCAACAGAATTAAATACAGACTTTTCTTTATTATAGGtggtttatataatttaaaaacacaagcatacaaaagactcactttactAGGTAACTTATAATTACTGGGACTTTTGTTATTCAAGGGACAAATTAAGCACTTCAATGAGACAATTTTAATCCccatataaagataaaaatttacaAGAACTGTTAACCACACACACTAGcatttagtatttaaaaaaaataacttacacATCTATCTGTATTTGACAATTTGAAACCATCATTAATACCAATAAAAAGATGGTTCTTAAAACTAAATGGCAAGCTACagaaacatacatattttcatcCTTCTCtctcatcaacaaaaataaaaaatgtaacatgAACCCATAATGGTAAATATGAGAAAAAGTTAAAGTCTAGTACATGTAAATTTAACATTGTTTAACTGTCTTGCGACAAGATGAAATTCCCTTTTATTGTGAATGTATAGTTTTAGCTATTACATTTTTAgaactttaattttcacaaatacatgtaataataaactggtaaaaagTATCTGTGAATTCCTTTTATACTACAAACTACTGAACCATTAGAAACACTACTTGAGGGGAACAAACCTTGTGCACATAGGGTCGAACTAAGTCATCAAGTTTGTATAATATTCTGTCAATAACTTTCACAAGTAAATGACGTTCTTGATCCTCAAGTGTAGGTGACATCAGTAGAGGGAGAATCTGGTTAAACAAAGGACCAGCTCCAAATTCTCGAGCTTTATCAGTAATCTGGCGCAATGCAGCctgtggggggggggaggggggggagaAAAGGTGTGTCTCTTTATAATTAGGCATTCTGAACAAGCAAACTACTCCATAATTTTCTGTAACTTAATACTTTAGTGTTAATTTCACAAACATTTCACATGAAGTAGCATGAGTTTCATTCTCATCAAAGCAGTCACAAGTTTGAATTCCTGTGACAGAAGTTCAGTGTTTTCAGTGTATTCAAAATGAGCAATTCAAAAGAACAATAGAGCGATGGGGACACGATAAAACTCCTGAACTCTCCTAGAAGATCACCCACCTTTAAGCCACATACAATGCTAATATAATTAATTCCACTAGTCATCTTAGAATCTTCACCATGTTTTAAAGGTCTTGAGGACAAAAAAGAATCTCATTTCAACACACTTACTAgcacaaaatactttttttactAAAAAGATAAAATCCTTCAAACCTCACATCTTCTTTCCCTCACACTATGTCCTTGGTAAGATATGAGGTTAATTATAAGTGTCTAAGCATAAAATTATAATGCACATGATGATTCAACGAACTGATACTTACTTTTCTCATTGGAGGTGttccattcttaatttttaaaagcaacttcattatttttctctctttctgctcttCTGGACTAAGTGTTGACTCATCAACATCAACctaaatagtaaaaagaaaaaaattttaaggcagGTTGAGATATTATAATTTGTAGATTCTGAATAAAAAGTAGTTATTTTATCTCTATTATCACTCACCAAAAGTTTATCAAAGTACTGAATATCATCaggttttaaaaatggaagatttCCAGATGGTTGGTCATTAACACTTTTCATAGTTCTGTCTTCAGTTTGCATGTGGAAACCAGTCATACCACCTAAAGGTGTTGGAGTTGCTGTCAGTTTTCGAGCTGGAGTTCGAATAGGAACATAACCAGCTGGAGGGGGAAGTACCTAATAGGGTTCAAAGACAGTTTAGGATTTTCTTgactttataaaataagaaataacatgaACAACATTTAGACTTTATTTATGGTTTATTAGCCAGGAAGCTTTTTCCTTGGAGACCAGAATTAGCATCAATCTTATTTTTCTACCTTAAATGTAACTAAAATATGTAtgacaaatattcatatttctaacctaaaaatttaaatttagattACGTTTATTAGGAGTGTGAGCAAGTGAGGAGATACATGAAGGCTTACATAATTCTGATCACATTCAAACGCTGATCTACAAAAATAGGTTGGTAAGCCAACATGTCATATAAATAGAACTAAGTTCACAAAGTGCACATAAAGTGAAAAAAGATTATATTTTAGTGAGATGAAAAATCATTCACATAAATCTCTGCACCATAAAAACAACTCTTAATACTTAAGTTACTCAACAAAAATGCACTAAATGCATAAAAACTAAAAccaaattatttacaaaagctctataaaatatacattctttgattaaaccaaaaaaaattcactgaagaTTCACATCAGGATTGTTCCCTCCTATTGCTATTAAGGAAATCAATGACTGCAAATGAGAAGACACTGAAATGATCAATAGTAGGTTATATAGTTTCCATACCCACAGAATGATGTGGAGGATGCAAGAAATTACAAAGCAGAAATTCATAGatacttgaaacaaatactcTAATACAAATTTAATAGAGGAAAAACACATATACAAACTATTAAAAAGCAATAGGAATTGGCAGAAAAGGCTCTGCAAAAGCCATCAAATGACTAGGGTCAGGCCCTGGTTATGACACCAAGCTATACAACCACACTACTTTTAGACCAGGTAAATGGACCCTGAGTCCCAGGTACCTagagaattttataatttaaaataaacttcaaggtGCTAAGGTAAAAAGAGAATATTCTGAGATCACTGGCAACTCACAAACTTAAAACACACAAAATCTTGTAAGGAATCAAGTAAAATAAACATGATCTAATAATGTGAGCTTAATCTTGGGACTGCTGATAAATTGAAGCAGCAAGCTACTGAAGGCATACGTTTTCAGAGTATGGTCCTAGAAGTCTCATCTTTAAAGAGTAATAAAAGCTTATCATTCATTTCATCTCTATTAATACTTTCTGGAATTAAAATATACTTGGAAATAGCTAGAAGAATGGTAGTAATAAATTTGGGAAAGGCCACTGCAAACTTGAccaattttttcaaagaatattaaaataaaattcatacccTACATAATGGCAAATTCATATCACTGTTATTACCTTATATCCTTCTGGGAACATAGCATCTAATTCTTCATCAGATAGTGGGCGATTTCTCTCATCAATTTCTCTCTCCCACCGCCAAGCCTGAAGCTGTTCAGGAGTCATACTCATTATGTGACCTACCAAAAAagccaaattttaaaacaatttacagCCCAAGATTTTATCATTACATATATCCTTAGGATACAAGACAGTTAAGATCAATTCTGATACTTAATTGCTTTTATATTATAAACTCATACCAGGactttttatatccttttattcTTGCTAAAAATAAGGGTTAATAGTAGCACACaggaaaccacaaagaaaaattcaaaatacttccaagagggaaaattatttctaatgaAAGAATTTCTACCTGGAGTAGGGGTAGCCATATTCATGGCTGGGGTGCCAATCGGTGTTTTTCCAGGAGTCAGAACAGGAGTGCTTCCCCCCATCTGGCTAGCTGGTGTTTCATCCCAACGTGACTTTCTTTTACTGGCTCCAGGAGTTGGTGTTTCACCAATTGAATCTCCACCTCGATCTGTTCGAGGAGTCTCAGCCCATCCACTTCCATGCCCAGGagtatctttaaagaaaaagagaaaatgagtccAAAACTTTAATCACTGTCAAAAAATTACTGTTTACTCTCAAAAGAGCCaacacactaaaaaaaatgaTCAAGTTCAAAAACAAGGCATTCCTAAAATGGAGACCCATTTAAGGTTTTGTTTCAGTTTCGTATTTTCCTCCTTCACTATTATTTCTTTTCCACTGCTCATAAACACAACACATGGTAATCAttgagaaataggaaaacaaagcaaattattttttaatcacccATATCACAACCCAGAGACAGCCACTTTGTGTATCTTGAGTCACTTTTGCTTCTCCATACAGTTGAGACTACTCTTTATATACAATTCAATACTGCCTCTAGTGGCCATTATGCACCCTCCTACtatcattaaaaaattgtttacaGAATTTTAATATAACAGATGTACTATTAAATCTTAACTTGCCACAGCCAATctcacagttaatgaaatatACCTTCAGGTATTtacacaaaatagaaaacatttaggcaaattcatacagacagaaagtagagtagAGATTaccagggctgggaggaggaggagggaatatgGAGTCACTGTTTAACAGGTATAGAGTTTCTGCTTGGGAAGACGAGAAAGTTCTAGAAACCAACAGTAgcaatggttgcacaacattgtgaatgtacttcatgtcactgaactgtacacttaaaatggtttaaatggtaaattttatattatatatattttagcagaataaaaaacaagaagatACGATCTAcaaattttacttcctccttatattcttcctaaaataaatcttaaacttcttcaaaaaggggaaaaaaattaggcATATGGTCTTGCTCAGACCTTTATCTCTCCTCAGAGTAGCTGATTATTTACCCATCTACTCAGGATTACAGAGAAAAAATTCTGACCTATGAACATACCATCATAGAGTCAACATTTCACACATGCACACCAGATTCCATTAGAAGTACCTCTTTCTGTTTTGGGGGTCTCATCCCATCTGTTTTTACGAGCACTGGAAGTTGCACCGCCATGGCCTGGTGTTGCGTGGCCTGGTGTATCACCTCGTCCAGGAGTAGCAGCTCCCGCTGGTGTGTGGCTAGGTGTAGGATCCCATATTTTTGATCCTGGGGTTGCTCCAGGAGTCTCACTTCCCTTTGCACGACCTGGTGTCTCATCCCATCTTAAGGAAGGGGTGTGTCCAGGGGTCTTAACAgagcaaaaacattttatttcacacACCTATACacccatataaaaataaatagaaattctgtgttaaaaaaattttaaacagataAATCTTTGTTCTATGCTCTGTAATTAAGAATTAGAGTAGATTATCCTGCTTAAAAGATACCTACTTTCCAACAAACATTTTTATGaccaaaataaagttttaatttggagcagtgaaaaaaaaaacctagcttAAACAACAATCTATCTTGGATCTGCTACTAATAGCTCCACAGCTTTGGGGAACTCAGAGGTTTCTTCATCTAGATCTGCAGTCAAGGAATTTCAGCTCTAATTCTATCAGTACTTTTCAAACTGGGGCTTGGATATATACCCATGAGTTCTTACTAAGAATTACTACTTTTGTGTGTTTAATTAATGTAAGGATGTCTTCATCACCTTGTAATTATCTTATAACTAGACAATGCCTCATGATTTCAGTCCTTGAGTTTACACTTACAATCACACTTGAAATGATATTACTCTAACTGATGCTGGCAAGATTAGTGAAAAAAGATGAGAAGTGGATCTGGGTAATCAAAGGTTCCATGGTAGTTGAGAGACAGGTAGTAGTAGGTGATGTACATAGACCATCAAACAATATCATATCAAAGCAACAGATGATTTacttaagcaaaacaaaatatgtatttaaatgacTCATAAATATTGTATTGcttttatatttctatgtatttggTTTTAAGCTGGATGTGCTATGCAGTAGTTCTATTTAGCTTTATGTTTGTAAATTTGCATTAATACCATAACAGATTTAAGATTCATTAGACTAGGGTAGTGGAGACAGACTGAAAGAAAGTGGCTATATCCTGAGTATATTTAAAAGTGGgatcaataaaatttatttatggaCAGGACATGGGGTAAGAGATAAGAAAGGAGTATAAGATGACCCTGAAATAACTCCTAAGGTTTGGTCAACAGACATGGAAGCAGACTGAACGGAGTAATGAGTAGAGAAAATCactttcatttcagaaatactGATTTTGAAATGCCTATTGAACATCCAAGTAAACATTCCAGGTCCAAGGAACAGAGAAGTAGGGGACAGATTGATAGACTGAAAATTGTCTTACAGAGTTGGTATGTAAAGACAGGAATGAGATCCTAAGGAGTGAGTTTAGATGGAAAAGAGGTCAAAAGACTGAGGATCAGAACACCCTAAatttaaggaaactgaggaagaTCCAACAAACAAGACTGAGGAGCAGCAACCAGTGAAGAGAGTATTAGGATAATCAAGAAAGAATGAAGTTCAGAGgctaagaaagaaaagggtaTCAAACAATGTCAACTACTACTGATAGTATACTGAGTAATACAAGGATTGAGACTTGACCTTTGGATTTAGCAATGAGGCAGTCTTAGTGGAAAGGTGCAGGCAAGAGATATTAGATAAGCAGAGAGCGCAAGTGTACACAACTCAAAGCATCTTGTAgcaaaaagagacagaaatgggATGGTAGCTGGAAGGGGATGTAGGCACCAAAGGATGGTTTCctgcaggtttttgttttgttttgtttttaatgatgaAATGGGTAAAATGTGTTTGCTGATGATAACCtagaatatggaagaaaaaacaTATCATACGAGAGTCCTTGGCTAATAAGGGGATGGGAAGCGGCACATAAAAGACAAAGTTAAGCTTTGGAGAGTCAACCAGACTAACAGTTCATAATTGTAATGAGAAAAAGCACAGCAGATGAGAAAAGATATAGATTCAAGATTCTATCAGGCATACTGGTAGATTTCATAGTTAGAACATATCtaagttttcattgttttttgccGTTTCTATTTGGGGAGAAAATAGGAAGCAAAGTCATGAACTAAAAAGGAAGCATCTAGGGAGGTATTACAGGTCTGATATACAAAGAAGTTCTCTGCAGTGGGAGGAGGGGCAGTTATTACTCAATGATTACAGAGTTTACCTGAGGTGATGAAAAGGTTTTGTAAataaatggtggtggtggttgtattGCACTAGGAGTGTAATTAATGctgctgaactgtacacttaaaaattgttaaaatggctaaatttatgttatatatttttataataaaaattccaaaaaacaaaaatgcccaaAGTTCTCTAAAAAAGTTAGTTGACCAAGGAAACCCACTGACAGTGTAGTCATAAGTTTAAATAATCTAtccagaaaacaatgaagattGTATTCAACCTCTACAATGTGACATACTTACAGATCTCTAATATTCCAAAGGAACATCCTTTTACTCCAtgtatggactgaattgtgtctccccaagCCTTATGTTAAAGTCCTAACATCCAATGTAACTATATTTGGAGGTTattaggttaaatgaggtcattaggaccCTAATATGATAGGACTGGTGTGCTTATAAGACGAGACACCAAAGAGCGTACGCTCTCTCTCCATgctcacacagagaaaaaaggtcatgCTGAGGACACAGCAAGCAGGGGGCCATCTACAAAGCAGAAACAGagttctcaccagacaccaacaCTGCTGGCATCTTATCTTagacttcaagcctccagaactttgagaaaataaatgtctgttaagccacccagtctgtggtatcttGTTATGT is a window encoding:
- the SF3B1 gene encoding splicing factor 3B subunit 1 isoform X2, whose product is MAKIAKTHEDIEAQIREIQGKKAALDEAQGVGLDSTGYYDQEIYGGSDSRFAGYVTSIAATELEDDDDDYSSSTSLLGQKKPGYHAPVALLNDIPQSTEQYDPFAEHRPPKIADREDEYKKHRRTMIISPERLDPFADGGKTPDPKMNARTYMDVMREQHLTKEEREIRQQLAEKAKAGELKVVNGAAASQPPSKRKRRWDQTADQTPGATPKKLSSWDQAETPGHTPSLRWDETPGRAKGSETPGATPGSKIWDPTPSHTPAGAATPGRGDTPGHATPGHGGATSSARKNRWDETPKTERDTPGHGSGWAETPRTDRGGDSIGETPTPGASKRKSRWDETPASQMGGSTPVLTPGKTPIGTPAMNMATPTPGHIMSMTPEQLQAWRWEREIDERNRPLSDEELDAMFPEGYKVLPPPAGYVPIRTPARKLTATPTPLGGMTGFHMQTEDRTMKSVNDQPSGNLPFLKPDDIQYFDKLLVDVDESTLSPEEQKERKIMKLLLKIKNGTPPMRKAALRQITDKAREFGAGPLFNQILPLLMSPTLEDQERHLLVKVIDRILYKLDDLVRPYVHKILVVIEPLLIDEDYYARVEGREIISNLAKAAGLATMISTMRPDIDNMDEYVRNTTARAFAVVASALGIPSLLPFLKAVCKSKKSWQARHTGIKIVQQIAILMGCAILPHLRSLVEIIEHGLVDEQQKVRTISALAIAALAEAATPYGIESFDSVLKPLWKGIRQHRGKGLAAFLKAIGYLIPLMDAEYANYYTREVMLILIREFQSPDEEMKKIVLKVVKQCCGTDGVEANYIKTEILPPFFKHFWQHRMALDRRNYRQLVDTTVELANKVGAAEIISRIVDDLKDEAEQYRKMVMETIEKIMGNLGAADIDHKLEEQLIDGILYAFQEQTTEDSVMLNGFGTVVNALGKRVKPYLPQICGTVLWRLNNKSAKVRQQAADLISRTAVVMKTCQEEKLMGHLGVVLYEYLGEEYPEVLGSILGALKAIVNVIGMHKMTPPIKDLLPRLTPILKNRHEKVQENCIDLVGRIADRGAEYVSAREWMRICFELLELLKAHKKAIRRATVNTFGYIAKAIGPHDVLATLLNNLKVQERQNRVCTTVAIAIVAETCSPFTVLPALMNEYRVPELNVQNGVLKSLSFLFEYIGEMGKDYIYAVTPLLEDALMDRDLVHRQTASAVVQHMSLGVYGFGCEDSLNHLLNYVWPNVFETSPHVIQAVMGALEGLRVAIGPCRMLQYCLQGLFHPARKVRDVYWKIYNSIYIGSQDALIAHYPRIYNDDKNTYIRYELDYIL
- the SF3B1 gene encoding splicing factor 3B subunit 1 isoform X3 translates to MNARTYMDVMREQHLTKEEREIRQQLAEKAKAGELKVVNGAAASQPPSKRKRRWDQTADQTPGATPKKLSSWDQAETPGHTPSLRWDETPGRAKGSETPGATPGSKIWDPTPSHTPAGAATPGRGDTPGHATPGHGGATSSARKNRWDETPKTERDTPGHGSGWAETPRTDRGGDSIGETPTPGASKRKSRWDETPASQMGGSTPVLTPGKTPIGTPAMNMATPTPGHIMSMTPEQLQAWRWEREIDERNRPLSDEELDAMFPEGYKVLPPPAGYVPIRTPARKLTATPTPLGGMTGFHMQTEDRTMKSVNDQPSGNLPFLKPDDIQYFDKLLVDVDESTLSPEEQKERKIMKLLLKIKNGTPPMRKAALRQITDKAREFGAGPLFNQILPLLMSPTLEDQERHLLVKVIDRILYKLDDLVRPYVHKILVVIEPLLIDEDYYARVEGREIISNLAKAAGLATMISTMRPDIDNMDEYVRNTTARAFAVVASALGIPSLLPFLKAVCKSKKSWQARHTGIKIVQQIAILMGCAILPHLRSLVEIIEHGLVDEQQKVRTISALAIAALAEAATPYGIESFDSVLKPLWKGIRQHRGKGLAAFLKAIGYLIPLMDAEYANYYTREVMLILIREFQSPDEEMKKIVLKVVKQCCGTDGVEANYIKTEILPPFFKHFWQHRMALDRRNYRQLVDTTVELANKVGAAEIISRIVDDLKDEAEQYRKMVMETIEKIMGNLGAADIDHKLEEQLIDGILYAFQEQTTEDSVMLNGFGTVVNALGKRVKPYLPQICGTVLWRLNNKSAKVRQQAADLISRTAVVMKTCQEEKLMGHLGVVLYEYLGEEYPEVLGSILGALKAIVNVIGMHKMTPPIKDLLPRLTPILKNRHEKVQENCIDLVGRIADRGAEYVSAREWMRICFELLELLKAHKKAIRRATVNTFGYIAKAIGPHDVLATLLNNLKVQERQNRVCTTVAIAIVAETCSPFTVLPALMNEYRVPELNVQNGVLKSLSFLFEYIGEMGKDYIYAVTPLLEDALMDRDLVHRQTASAVVQHMSLGVYGFGCEDSLNHLLNYVWPNVFETSPHVIQAVMGALEGLRVAIGPCRMLQYCLQGLFHPARKVRDVYWKIYNSIYIGSQDALIAHYPRIYNDDKNTYIRYELDYIL
- the SF3B1 gene encoding splicing factor 3B subunit 1 isoform X1 codes for the protein MGWNTRTTCGCQQTGKMLCEPPTLLAGNHSSDIEAQIREIQGKKAALDEAQGVGLDSTGYYDQEIYGGSDSRFAGYVTSIAATELEDDDDDYSSSTSLLGQKKPGYHAPVALLNDIPQSTEQYDPFAEHRPPKIADREDEYKKHRRTMIISPERLDPFADGGKTPDPKMNARTYMDVMREQHLTKEEREIRQQLAEKAKAGELKVVNGAAASQPPSKRKRRWDQTADQTPGATPKKLSSWDQAETPGHTPSLRWDETPGRAKGSETPGATPGSKIWDPTPSHTPAGAATPGRGDTPGHATPGHGGATSSARKNRWDETPKTERDTPGHGSGWAETPRTDRGGDSIGETPTPGASKRKSRWDETPASQMGGSTPVLTPGKTPIGTPAMNMATPTPGHIMSMTPEQLQAWRWEREIDERNRPLSDEELDAMFPEGYKVLPPPAGYVPIRTPARKLTATPTPLGGMTGFHMQTEDRTMKSVNDQPSGNLPFLKPDDIQYFDKLLVDVDESTLSPEEQKERKIMKLLLKIKNGTPPMRKAALRQITDKAREFGAGPLFNQILPLLMSPTLEDQERHLLVKVIDRILYKLDDLVRPYVHKILVVIEPLLIDEDYYARVEGREIISNLAKAAGLATMISTMRPDIDNMDEYVRNTTARAFAVVASALGIPSLLPFLKAVCKSKKSWQARHTGIKIVQQIAILMGCAILPHLRSLVEIIEHGLVDEQQKVRTISALAIAALAEAATPYGIESFDSVLKPLWKGIRQHRGKGLAAFLKAIGYLIPLMDAEYANYYTREVMLILIREFQSPDEEMKKIVLKVVKQCCGTDGVEANYIKTEILPPFFKHFWQHRMALDRRNYRQLVDTTVELANKVGAAEIISRIVDDLKDEAEQYRKMVMETIEKIMGNLGAADIDHKLEEQLIDGILYAFQEQTTEDSVMLNGFGTVVNALGKRVKPYLPQICGTVLWRLNNKSAKVRQQAADLISRTAVVMKTCQEEKLMGHLGVVLYEYLGEEYPEVLGSILGALKAIVNVIGMHKMTPPIKDLLPRLTPILKNRHEKVQENCIDLVGRIADRGAEYVSAREWMRICFELLELLKAHKKAIRRATVNTFGYIAKAIGPHDVLATLLNNLKVQERQNRVCTTVAIAIVAETCSPFTVLPALMNEYRVPELNVQNGVLKSLSFLFEYIGEMGKDYIYAVTPLLEDALMDRDLVHRQTASAVVQHMSLGVYGFGCEDSLNHLLNYVWPNVFETSPHVIQAVMGALEGLRVAIGPCRMLQYCLQGLFHPARKVRDVYWKIYNSIYIGSQDALIAHYPRIYNDDKNTYIRYELDYIL